A section of the Oncorhynchus gorbuscha isolate QuinsamMale2020 ecotype Even-year linkage group LG04, OgorEven_v1.0, whole genome shotgun sequence genome encodes:
- the LOC124033874 gene encoding LOW QUALITY PROTEIN: teashirt homolog 3-like (The sequence of the model RefSeq protein was modified relative to this genomic sequence to represent the inferred CDS: deleted 2 bases in 2 codons) — MPRRKQQAPRRAAAYAPEDEKEAALLDEDLEGEDSAGEEEPAVKYMCQDKDFLFNDRPGFHDSPVADFSGHELDNESHLSESSDRMSDFESASLKNEEEVAKVPLTSLSPSSSVMMATTTATAMDDGATTGPDSLEQMKAIYTSFLTNSYWSSLNFNLTQPPAVEKPPRSHSSSSSSSSSSCGSNGNGYDWHQSAVAKTLQQVSQNQNRLNHPAAEQNNLFSTVQLYRQSTKLYGSIFTGASKFRCKDCSAAYDTLVGLTVHMNETGHYRDDNHETDSDGTKRWSKPRKRSLLEMEGKEDAQKVLKCMYCGHSFESLQDLSVHMIKTKHYQKVPLKEPVTPVAAKIFSARKRAPIELDLPSSPDSNGGTPKTSLNDHNDPLQKASNPYITPNNRYGHQNGASYAWQFESRKSQILKCMECGSSHDTLQELTAHMMVTGHFIKVTNSAIKKGKPIMESPPTARPTISAGEEKFQSVPLAATAFSPPPPPHPPPSSVSPAMAVEIKKEEKEEECMKETTNSSKDKKTGDDETEEKFDISSKYSYLTEEDLEESPKGGFDILKSLENTVTSAINKAQNGAPSWGGYPSIHAAYQLPNIMKLSLANSGKSSALKYMFPGGEILSQNAKNQPLISPPSRQTSPLPKNNFHAMEELVKKVTEKVAKVEEKMREPNVRASPLRRTTPSPCSSEAGESARGESPKGRRGSKTPESIGGGSHKDCNGDANMKESLENGMESAVKSPISALCGSTAIITDHPPEQPFVNPLSALQSVMNVHLGKAAKPALPSLDPMSMLFKMSNSLAEKAAVAASTPAQTKKNNEHLDRYFYHVNNDQPIDLTKGKNEKSSSLGSAALSSSTSTPSSVSPTSTTTMAKASSAVASFMSNSPLRENALSDISDMLRNLTESQASKSSTPTSLSERSDLEGSTQEELEEISPAQKRKGRQSNWNPQHLHILQAQFAASLRQTGDGKYVMSDLSPQERMHISRFTGLSMTTISHWLANVKYQLRRTGGTKFLKNLDSGHPVFFCSDCASQIRSPSTYVSHLESHLGFRLRDLAKLSGEQLVSQISRHAKSLSEKLLSNHSNSHSHAHSHAHSPSPSPDEDGSSTSYQCKLCNRTFASKHAVKLHLSKTHGKSPEDHLMYVCELEKQ, encoded by the exons cGTATGCCCCTGAGGATGAGAAGGAGGCTGCCCTGCTCGATGAGGACCTGGAGGGGGAGGACTCTGCCGGGGAGGAGGAGCCTGCGGTCAAGTACATGTGCCAAGACAAGGACTTCCTTTTCAATGACCGGCCTGGTTTCCATGACTCCCCCGTGGCCGACTTCTCCGGCCATGAGTTGGACAATGAGTCTCACCTGAGTGAGTCCAGTGACCGCATGTCAGACTTTGAGAGTGCCTCTCTCAAAAACGAGGAGGAGGTCGCGAAGGTGCCCCTAACGTCCTTGTCGCCATCTTCCTCTGTCATGATGGCCACCACCACAGCTACAGCCATGGATGATGGCGCCACCACCGGGCCAGACAGCCTGGAGCAGATGAAGGCCATCTACACCAGCTTCCTGACCAACTCTTACTGGTCGTCTCTGAACTTCAACCTCACCCAGCCGCCAGCGGTGGAGAAACCTCCACGcagccacagcagcagcagcagtagcagtagcagcagttgtgGCAGCAATGGCAATGGTTATGACTGGCACCAGTCCGCCGTGGCCAAAACCCTCCAGCAGGTCTCTCAGAACCAGAACCGGCTCAACCACCCTGCAGCGGAGCAAAACAACCTGTTCAGCACCGTGCAGCTCTACCGTCAGAGCACGAAGCTCTACGGCTCCATCTTCACAGGTGCCAGTAAGTTCCGCTGCAAGGACTGCAGCGCTGCCTATGACACGCTGGTGGGGCTGACTGTACACATGAATGAGACAGGCCACTACCGCGATGACAACCACGAGACAGACAGCGACGGCACCAAGCGCTGGTCCAAGCCACGCAAGCGATCCCTCCTGGAGATGGAAGGGAAAGAAGATGCTCAGAAGGTCCTGAAGTGTATGTACTGTGGACATTCCTTTGAGTCTCTGCAGGACCTCAGTGTCCACATGATTAAGACAAAACACTACCAGAAAGTGCCTCTGAAGGagccagtgactcctgtggcagcCAAGATCTTCTCCGCCCGGAAGAGAGCCCCCATCGAGCTCGACCTCCCCAGCTCCCCAGACTCCAACGGGGGCACTCCCAAAACCTCCCTAAATGACCATAATGACCCCCTACAGAAGGCATCCAATCCCTACATCACCCCAAATAACCGTTACGGCCACCAGAATGGAGCTAGCTATGCATGGCAGTTCGAGTCCAGGAAGTCCCAGATCCTGAAATGCATGGAATGTGGCAGCTCCCACGATACACTTCAGGAGCTTACAGCACATATGATGGTGACCGGTCACTTCATCAAGGTCACAAACTCTGCCATTAAGAAAGGCAAGCCCATCATGGAGTCTCCCCCCACCGCCCGT CCCACCATCTCTGCCGGTGAGGAGAAATTCCAGTCTGTACCACTGGCAGCTACAGCattctccccacctcctcccccccAT CCTCCCCCCTCTAGTGTTTCCCCTGCCATGGCTGTGGAGAttaagaaggaggagaaggaagaggaatgTATGAAGGAAACCACTAACAGCAGCAAAGACAAGAAGACCGGAGATGACGAGACAGAGGAGAAATTCGATATCTCCTCCAAATACTCTTACTTAACAGAGGAGGATCTAGAGGAGAGCCCTAAGGGAGGGTTTGACATCCTCAAGTCCTTGGAGAACACAGTGACATCAGCCATCAACAAAGCACAGAATGGTGCTCCCAGCTGGGGAGGCTACCCCAGCATCCATGCTGCATACCAGCTTCCAAACATCATGAAGCTTTCACTGGCCAACTCAGGGAAGAGCTCAGCTCTGAAGTACATGTTCCCCGGAGGAGAGATCCTGTCCCAAAACGCCAAAAACCAACCTCTGATCTCCCCGCCCAGCCgtcagacctctcctctccccaaaaACAACTTCCACGCCATGGAGGAGCTGGTGAAGAAGGTGACTGAGAAAGTAGCCAAGGTGGAGGAGAAGATGCGGGAGCCGAATGTAAGGGCGTCCCCACTGAGACGAACCACACCCTCCCCCTGCAGCAGCGAGGCCGGGGAGTCAGCCAGAGGGGAGTCCcctaaagggaggagagggtctAAAACCCCCGAGAGCATCGGAGGAGGCAGCCACAAAGACTGTAACGGTGACGCCAATATGAAGGAGTCGCTGGAGAATGGAATGGAGTCGGCTGTCAAATCCCCCATCTCTGCCTTGTGTGGCAGCACAGCCATTATTACAGACCACCCGCCAGAGCAGCCCTTCGTCAATCCTCTAAGTGCTCTTCAGTCCGTGATGAACGTCCACCTGGGTAAGGCAGCCAAGCCTGCTCTGCCGTCCCTGGACCCCATGAGCATGCTCTTCAAGATGAGCAACAGCCTGGCAGAGAAGGCCGCGGTGGCCGCTTCCACCCCAGCTCAGACCAAAAAAAACAACGAGCACTTAGACCGCTACTTCTACCACGTCAACAACGACCAGCCAATAGACCTGACCAAAGGCAAGAATGAAAAGAGTAGCTCCCTTGGTTCAGCTGCCCTGTCGTCATCCACATCAacaccctcctctgtctcccccacctccacaaccaccatGGCCAAGGCCTCATCTGCTGTGGCTTCATTCATGTCCAACTCCCCGCTGCGTGAGAACGCCCTGTCTGACATATCAGACATGCTGAGAAACCTGACAGAGAGTCAAGCCTCTAAGTCCTCCACGCCCACCAGCCTGTCGGAAAGGTCTGACCTCGAGGGTTCCACTCAAGAGGAGCTAGAGGAGATCTCTCCAGCCCAGAAACGCAAGGGCCGGCAGTCCAATTGGAACCCCCAGCACCTGCACATCCTACAGGCCCAGTTCGCTGCCAGCCTCCGGCAGACTGGCGATGGGAAGTATGTGATGTCAGACCTGAGCCCCCAGGAGAGGATGCACATCTCCCGTTTCACAGGCCTCTCCATGACGACCATCAGCCACTGGCTGGCCAACGTCAAGTACCAGCTGAGGAGAACCGGAGGGACGAAGTTCTTAAAGAACCTGGACTCAGGCCACCCAGTGTTCTTCTGCAGCGACTGTGCTTCTCAGATCCGTTCCCCCTCCACCTACGTCAGCCACTTGGAGTCTCACCTGGGCTTCAGACTCCGAGACCTGGCTAAACTGTCTGGAGAGCAGCTTGTCAGCCAGATCTCACGTCACGCCAAAAGCCTGTCCGAAAAACTGCTCTCCAACCACTCCAACTCTCACTCCCACGCCCACTCCCACGCCcactccccgtctccctcccctgACGAGGACGGCAGCAGCACCTCGTATCAGTGCAAGCTCTGCAACCGGACTTTTGCCAGCAAGCACGCAGTCAAGCTCCACCTGAGCAAGACCCATGGGAAATCCCCAGAGGATCACCTTATGTATGTCTGTGAGCTTGAGAAACAGTAG